TGGGTAAAGCGCAGTCCCGGATAAGCACGGCCATTGCCAACCTGGAAACCGACCTGGGTTTTGAGCTGTTTGATCGCTCAGCCCGCTTACCCGTGTTAAATGCGGCAGGCCATGACCTGTTCGCAGAAGCCGAAGCCGTGCTGATGCAGTGCCAGAGATTACAGTCCAGAGCGCTGTCAATGAGCTGCGGCGAGGAGGTATCGCTAACCGTGGCCATGGATGAAGCCGTGCCAATCAATGCATTTGAGACCCTGTTCGAGCAGCTGTCGCAGCAGTTTCCGTTATTAAAACTGTCTATATTAAACGGCTCACAGGACGACATTGCCGGATGGGTTGATGAGCAAAAAGCCGACTTGGGGATCTTGTTTCATCAAAAACCACTCTCTCAGAGTTTGGATTTTACCCCCCTGGGCAGCTTTGAGCAGCGCCTGATAGTGGCCCCCGAGCACCCACTGGCATCCTGCCCACAGCCCACCGTTGAGCAACTCAATCAGCATCGCCAATTGGTGATCCGAGACCGCATTGGCAACAACCAGTCTCAGGCCATTTCCTCCTTTCACTGGCACATCGACAGTTATTACTATATCGCCGGACTGGTTTTGCGAGGTGTTGGCTGGGCGCTGGTGCCCGAGCATGTGGTTAAGTCCCACTGGTTTAACGAGGCCGTCATCACCCTTTCTACTCGGCACATTCCCGGCTCACTGACCGTTGATATGGGCCTGGTCAGGCGCAGGGATAAGGCAAAGGGCCCCGTCATTAACTGGCTTTATGACACCGCGTTATCTATGCCACTTTAGAGCCAGTTATAATCCATTTGCCGTGCGGTTTTAACAGCCAGCGTTTTGCCAAAGTGTACTTTGACCAGTTCAAGGCTCATATCTATGCCTGCGGAGATCCCCGCCGAGCTGGTAAAATTTTGATCCATCACAAACCGTTTGTCCTGACACACTTTCAGATGCGGGTAACTGGTTTGCAGCTGCGCCAGGTCGTCCCAGTGCGTGGTCACCGATTTACCGTCAATCAGCCCCGCCTCGGCAAATAAAAACACCCCGGTGCAAATAGAGGCGCAGCGACGGGTGTGCGTGGCCGTTTCAGCCAGCCAGGCCAGCACAGAGGTATTATTAAGCACATGCTGATGCTGACCGCCTGCGACTATCAGTAAGTCAAATCGGGGATGACCATGGATACTGTAATGCGGGTTAACAGACAAGCCACCGCGACAACTCACGGGCGCATGGCTCGGTGCAATCAGACTGATATGTACGGGCTCGTCCACAAAACGAGCTGCCGTGCTGAACACTTCAAATGGGCCGCTAAAGTCTAACACTTCAACGCCATCGTAAATAAAAATACCGATTTCCATTGAATGATCCAGAATAAGAAAGTTGTTGAGCCCCCATAGTGTAGCGCAGATCTTAACCATTCATATCTATTTACACTTTGATTTTGGCGATTAATCGAGATCTGATTGCACTTTCATAAAGTTGTCTTTTAGTATGCTGTAATCAAAATGACAACAAGCGAAAACCAACTATGTTGAAAATTAAACTAACACTACTGAGCGCTGCCGTGATGATCGGTCTGGCGGGATGCAGCAGCACACAGCAAAGCAACGAAAGTACAGTAACAGTTGCCGAAAAACAGTATCAAAACCCCATTTTACAGCCATTTTCCGGACCATATCAGGGCGTACCTCAATTTGATAAGGTCCAGCTTAAAGATCTCGAGCCAGCACTGGACATTGCACTGGCAGAGCACCTGAGCGAAATTGACCAGATCGCAAGTAACACCGCGCCTGCAACCTTTGACAACACCATAGTTGCCATGGAGCGTTCAGGTCAGGCACTGGATCGCGTTTTTACCTACTACGGTATCTGGAGCGCCAACAACTCTTCACCTGAGTTTCGTAAAATGCAGGGCGGCCTGATGGCAAAATATGCCAAGTACCGCTCTCAGATCACCCAAAACAAGGCGCTGTTTGAACGTATTAAAACCGTTTATGAAAGCCCTGAATTCAAACAGCTGAGTGCAGAAGAGCAGCGTATCACCTGGTTGCAGTACAACAGCTTTGCCCGTAACGGTGCCACGCTGGAAGGGGACGCGGCAAAACGCTACGCCGAAATTAACCTGGCTTTATCAAAGCTGCACGCAGACTTTGCCAACAATGTCCTGGCCGATGAAGAAGGCTACGTCGTTTACCTGAGCAAAGACCAGCTTTCTGGTTTACCAGCGTCTTATATCACGTCTGCTGCCGCAGCAGCCGAGGAGCGCGGCAAGCCGGGTATGTATGCGGTCACCAACACTCGCTCTTCTATGGATCCGTTTTTGATGTACTCCACGGAGCGTGAATTACGTAAGCAGGTATGGCAAAACTACTACAGCCGTGGTAACAATGCCGGTGAGCACAATAACAAGGCCATCATTAATGAGATCCTGACCTTACGTCACGAACGTGTGCAACTGCTGGGGTACGAGAACTACGCACAATGGCGTCTTGAAGACCGCATGGCAAAAGATCCGA
The DNA window shown above is from Pseudoalteromonas viridis and carries:
- a CDS encoding LysR family transcriptional regulator: MHWTLDQLEAFVCAARTGSFSAAARKLGKAQSRISTAIANLETDLGFELFDRSARLPVLNAAGHDLFAEAEAVLMQCQRLQSRALSMSCGEEVSLTVAMDEAVPINAFETLFEQLSQQFPLLKLSILNGSQDDIAGWVDEQKADLGILFHQKPLSQSLDFTPLGSFEQRLIVAPEHPLASCPQPTVEQLNQHRQLVIRDRIGNNQSQAISSFHWHIDSYYYIAGLVLRGVGWALVPEHVVKSHWFNEAVITLSTRHIPGSLTVDMGLVRRRDKAKGPVINWLYDTALSMPL
- a CDS encoding DJ-1/PfpI family protein, producing MEIGIFIYDGVEVLDFSGPFEVFSTAARFVDEPVHISLIAPSHAPVSCRGGLSVNPHYSIHGHPRFDLLIVAGGQHQHVLNNTSVLAWLAETATHTRRCASICTGVFLFAEAGLIDGKSVTTHWDDLAQLQTSYPHLKVCQDKRFVMDQNFTSSAGISAGIDMSLELVKVHFGKTLAVKTARQMDYNWL